A window of Rhipicephalus microplus isolate Deutch F79 chromosome X, USDA_Rmic, whole genome shotgun sequence genomic DNA:
CGAAAACGCTTTCTTTATCTGTCAGTTGACGGTGCTCTAAGCAGCCGTGACAGAGTGCGGGTCACGTGCTTGCGTGTTccttttcataaaatttaccctGTACTTTTGTccatttttgtgtgttttgttttataaTGATTTTATTTTGTCTGTATATTTATATAAGAGGTGGCATATGTGATGGGAGGGAAATATAAAAAGGAATTTTTAGAGATTTGAGCTTTCCAATCAAGATCCAACTCTGGTCCTTGACTGCAGGATCTCTCATAGTCCCCTCGTGATTTGGGGTGTTAAATTTTTTGTATGTCACTCACTGTTTGGTACTTACTGAGTTTCACCTTTCCTTTTGGGTGTTTGAATTCTGCTTTCAGAAAGAAGGTGGTGCATTGCTGAAGTCTATGAAGAGCAAGGTTTGTTCTATTTTTTAAGCAGAGGTTTTTAAGGCCGTGGTTTACATCCTAGTGTGGATATTCACTTGACTCAGGTTTTGAGGAACTCTTCTGTACTAGGCCCCCAGGTGTTATAAGTAACTATGGTTGTCTAATTTGATAAAGGGTGACACAAATGTGTAATTCACTGACATTTTGATTAGGGTTTGTTGGTTTGCCATTAGATTGTACAAAGTTGCACTTCGTGTGTGGAATCAATACTCTCTTTCTTTCCGTGTCTCAGTCGCGCAGCTTTTTGCTTACGGATATGTAAAAAGGACCACTCGCAGAGAAGAAATCACTCATGTTTGTAATCTACATTCACTAAAAGGGGAATACATGCAATGTCtgattttttttgctttctagGACAGTGGAGTGAGAAAAATTGAGCACTCTTAAAAAAATGAATGTAGGCCTGTCTACTTACACCAATACCTTATATCGACATGCCACACTTGGAATAGCTCTGAAAACTAACCAGTTTGCTTCAGAGCATCTCGGTGCTTGTTTTATCGCAAGAGACATCAGGTGTATACATGTTTCTTGAGGCGACATcaaagagcaaaacgatttttaGCTAACGGTAATCATCTTTCTTGTATATATAATAGCCACTACTAATTTTTCAATAATGAGGTTTGGGTAATTAGTTCTAATTATATTTTCAGCTCGACAAATACCCATTAATAAATCATAAAAATGTCAATAAGGCAGATGTAGGTACGTTGAAATGACATctaattgtggtattttcaacAATGTACTGGGTGCTTGCTTTTTTAGGGGCAAATCTCCTCAGGGTGGGGGTCCTTCCCTCGTTCATTTGTATGTGGTATATatacctctagtttatgaattgctcactaGCTAGCATTGTGgatatatgtccttggaaatattaTCCCTAGATAgcattagtggttttcgtatagttgacaatGAAAGCGGAAGAGATAGTGTTATAatattcacagcatattcacagagtgaatgatgatgagtggggcagcGGTCAGACGGACGAATGAATGTTTCGTCCCACttataatcattcactccgtggatatgctgtgaagttTTTTGGCTAACATATATttattaaccactttttctggCTGATAAAGAAAGCTTGCAAAATCTGAAAAATGATACATGACTAGACTGCAGCGCGCATCAGTAAGCAGCGCCCTCAAACAAGGACATTGTGAGGAAGCAAGTCAAGATTACACACCCACTTTTTGCGAGTGGGAGCATAGTCGTATGTTATTTTTCATATTTCTTTACGAGCTAGAAAAAATGTGCATGTAATTAGTACATTGCTGAAAATAGGACAGTTAAATGTCATTTGAGCGTGCATACATATGCCTCATGGTTATTTTAATGATCAGGTgagtactttttgagttacaaacaTAATTAAGAATAATTAACTAAACCTTATCAATGAAAAATCTAGTATTGGCTACTACAGTACACTGGGAACAATATGTACTAAGTGTAAATTAGAAGAGCTAAGGGTATCAGCCTGCCAACATTTCAGATATCTTTATTCATTGGATCTGTGGGTTACGTTGTGGTGTGTGGCCAAGGCATCAAAATTTGTCAAGAATGTATGAAAAAAATTTAGCATCTGAAAAGTCAATGGTATGCACAGGGTGTCTGGCGACAGGGAAAACCGGGAAAACTTGGAAATGTCAGGGAATTTTTAGCCAtcgggaaaagtcagggaattgtCAGGGAATTCGTCAGTCAAGCAAGACAAGTCAGGGAAAACTGTCTTGGGGCCTGCCCACACTACTAATGACTTGCACAGCCGATCGCTTTGGGCGAAACGCTATAGTCAGGGAAATGAAATTTCCATAGAAGGAAGATAGGCGGTGTCTAAATtccacgctcactctgctttttttttttatgtagagAATCTTGAAGGCGATGCATTTTGGTAGCCAATATTGAAGGCTGTGCTTTCTTACGACGTCAAAAGCCAGAATTGCGTAATCGAAGTGGAACACGGCAGGTTTTCGGTGTCACCTATTTTTGCGCCATCGTTTGCATGCATTGACCTCTACTAAAATTAGTTTGTGCGTTCTGGCTGTGGAGGCAGGGTAACGTAGCATATCAAGCCGAGCCACGACAATCCACACACAATAAATTCAGCATGGCGACGTCCCTTTGTTGTACAGTGCGGCTAGGCTCTACTACGACTGAAAATGTGTGAATTGTGAGCTTTGCGTTCTCGCGGACGTTTTCCTGGAGTTCCTGCGTAGCGCGAATTTTGGTGTGCGACGTTGTCCTCGACTAAGTGCTTCTGTGATTTGAAGTGAACATATCCGTATATTTCTGTGAAGGCATATTCCGGAGAGAAGAAATCCATCGGACCTGCAGCATTTCAGACGCGATCATCAGTGTTGCGCGCTGCTTATCAGGGCTGCATTTCGGTGTTGCGCGctgcaaaatattttttcatcGAAGATGTCAGGAGGCAAGAAGTGTTCCTTTAATGCGGAATGGGCGGAATGGGCGAACCCAAGTGTCTCCGACTATGCAAGTTGGATTAGGCCTGTGGAAAATGATTGGCACAAAGCCATGTGTACAGTTTGCCAAAAAACGTTTTTGCTGAGCAACATGGGTCACAGAGCTGTTTCAAGTCATGCCTCTAGCAAGAAGCACATTGCTGCATTGAATTTTCTCAAAAGTGCTTCCCAGCCAAAGATATTGTCATTTTTTAAAAGCCCGACGGACGCCTCGCCTAGCAGTAGTGCTGGATCTGCGCCTGCTGCTACCGAAGTTCCAGTGACTACAGCTCCTGTGCAAGTGTCAGTGGGTGGTTTTTTGTTTAAGAACAACGTGACTAAAGCAGAAATAATTTGGTGTCTCAATACCATAACGACACATGGATTCTTTCGTTCTGTGGCAGCGTCTGCGGCACTTTTTCCACTGATGTTTCCCACTTCTGAGGTGGCTGCAAAAGTTCAGCTGGGTAAAGACAAGGTAGGCTACACCATTTTCCATGGCATTGCGCCGTACTTTCGCAATATGTTGCTGTCGAGTCTCGTCAATGTGCCTTACCTGGTAGTCTGTTTCGACGAAACGCTGAACAAGGTCACCCAGAAACAGCAAATGGATGTTCTCATTAGATACTGGGATGCTGCTGACGACAGCGTGAAGACTCGCTACCTGACGTCTTGTTTCATGGGTCATACGTGCGCTGAAGACTTGGCGTCAGCGTTTCGTCAAGCGGTGGAGGAAATCAAAGGGTCCAAAATCCTGCAAGTGTCCATGGACGGGCTAAATGTCAATTTTAAGTTTTTGTGGTCTCTGAAGGAAGAGCTTCGCGTGTCAGATGAGAGCCATATCCTCGACATAAGATGCTCTGGCCTTCATGCAATCAATGGTGCTTATAAAGCTGGCCACGTTGCATCTGGCTGGGATTTGGTATCATCTCTTCGAAGCGCCTACAACCTGTTCAAATGCGTTCCTGCACGTCGCGCTGACTTCGTCAGCCTCACGGGGTGCTCGAAATTCCCCATCAAGTTCTGTGCAGTGAGGTGGCTGGAAAACAGTACTGTAATCTGTAGGGCACTGGAGATTCTACCACACCTCATTGTATTTGTGCAGCAGTGTAAAGAAAAAGCACACAAGAGGCCAACATGCTCAAGCTACAAAGTGGTTGAAGAAGCTGTGTCTGATCAGGTCTTGTCAGCAAAGCTAGCTTTTGCTCTTTCGATTGCTGAGGAATTGGAACCCTTTCTGCGTGAATTTCAAATGGATAAACCGATGGTTCCATTCCTGTCAGCAGCACTAGAGAGCATTCTGCATTCACTGCTGTCGAGAATTGTAAAACGGGAAGTTCTCGATGCTGCCGACACGATTGCGAAGTTGATGAAGATAGACCTAAGCCTACCAGAAAATGCAGTAAATGTAGCCGCATTCGACGTTGGGTTTTTGGCAAAAAACGAGCTCCGCTAGAACAAGAAGTTGTCACAGCTTGCAATAATGAATTTTAAAAAAGGCTGCATATGGTTTGTCAAGGCTTGTGCACAGAAAGGGGTGGAGAGATCGCCGCTTAAGTACAAGTTGGCCATGGGTGCAGGCTGTTTGGACCCTGTCTGTGCATTGTCTTTGGAGGCTGGTCCCAGGCGGCTTACGCTGGCACTTGAAGTACTTTCCGAGCACCACTGGATGACCGGCTTGCAAGCAGAGCGAGCCCATCGCTCCTACGTGAAAGTGTGCTCAGAAAGCAGTACACGGCTGGCAAATTTTGACAGGAAGAAACAGAGGCTGGATACTCTGTGGACAAACGTATGTTCCCAGGATCACAAGGAGCTGCAGTTTTTTGTGAAACTTCTCTCGTGCTTGTCTCACGGCAATGCTGCGGTAGAGAGAGGCTTTTCTGTCAACAAGGAATGCCTTGTTGAAAATTTGAAAGAAGATTTTCTTGTGGCACAGAGAGTAGTGCATGATGTGGTCTTGGCAGCAGGTGGCATCGCTCAAGTAGACATTACCGACAAGATGGTGAAGACAGTTCGCAGTGCCTACAGCATCTATAGGGAGCAGCtgcaaacaaagaaaagagaGCGAGAATAAACAACTGAattagagaagaagaaaaagagagcagCAGCTCTGATTAAAgagctacaagaaaaaaaagcaaaggctGCTTAGTGAAGAGCAACTTGAAGCTTCTATTCTTCAAGACGAAATAAACTCCCTCAAACCCTAATTGAAGTGCATTTTGAGAATGAGGGCAgttgcaataaatgttttactcTACAATGAAATGTGTTTTCTGTACCCTTTTAATATGCTTCACGGGCCATTTCCACAAAATGGTGTCTGTTGTATAGGTCAGGGAATTTTAGCTAAAATGGTCAgtgaaaacctggaaaagtcagggaaattGAATTCTGCAATTTGCTAGACACCCTGATGCAGGAGGTGTGGTTATAGCCATAAGTTATGGCAATACCTGCAAATTTATTAGGACAATGAGCAAACTAAAAACAGCTAAGAGATCAGTAGCAATGTAGCTATGAAATGAGGAGCACACTCTTTGACTTTCGTTCTGAAGAAGCTTGTGGAAATACCCTAATCTATGAAATTCTTTTAGTTCCACAGTTTTTATATACCTGGCAAAGATTACATTATGCACTAGTATATTGACAATGACATTTGATGCATATACCTTGTGATATTTTTCCAGGCTAACCCGGCTGTCCGCAATGCCTACAAGAATGTAAGTGCCTTTATAGAGtgcctcgtagtagtagtatgcAAAATACACCATCTTTAAAAATTTTAATGAAAATGTTTTCTTTATCGTGGTCATGGTCATACTCATATTTAACAAACATAAATGAAACTGATTATATTGTTATTAATGTGTGTGTGAGtatattatatgtatatatatatatatatatatatatatatatatatatatatatatagcatggtTTGGCAATACATACACAGTaatataaaaggaaaaaaaaatgtataagaattatCAGAGGTAATAACAGTATTTTATTTTTCTGCTGCTTAATTATAGCAGGTTATGCTGTAAAAGCACCAAGCTGAATCGGGCCGTTCCTGTATAATATGCTTAACTCTCTTTCTTTAGCAGCATTTTGCAGTGTTCTATTGAAGAATGCATGCATATTCACAAATAAAAAAGTGctctgaaagaaaaagaaaagcagagaACATAACAATTTTTATATCTATTTATAAAGGAGCTACAAAATTGCATTATTTTTATACAAGTTGTTACAGTGAGTTCTCTTCAGCGTTATAATCAAGTCAGCATTGTATTGACACGGCCACTCAATAAAAAACAAGGTGCGGCCAGTTGCCTGCCGCCGAAGCCGTGAAACGGGGCTAGTTCACCTTGCACCCGCTCTGGCGCCATCACTCTTCACAGGAAAAACGCTTTCACACGCATCGCTATGCACGGCAGTAGGCCATAAATAACACATTTCGTAGTTGTACATCGCAGGTTCAATTCTGAATCGCTATTAAGAGTACCTATTACACCTTATATGTGAACAGTTCGCCCTAGGAGGGCAAATCTTTCGTTGAGTGTAGGCCTCAATACTCTCCACGAATGCGGCCTGTTTGACTAGCCTGAAATGAAAAGGGTAACTGATTCCATTCATAGGGAGCTATTCGCTGGGCAGATTTCAAGGGCTCACGTATCGGCCCTGGGAAGCTCACCGCGAAAGCATGCACAATTTAAATGTAGGTCTTTTTGGTGCACTAACAACGTCAGTTGGGGTGCACTAAAGACCTAGTTACAACCAAGAGTTaacaacacaaagaaaatatGTATTCTCAGTAAAGGCATCGCAAAAACTTGCACACTCAGCAAGTATCAATTACAACTCACAGAATCACTGAGACGGTATTTAAAACAACGGGAACAAACTTACCACGCTGAAAATGCAATCTAACGCACTATAAACTGCGCAAGAACACTCCACGACCTTGAATATTCACCACACCTGTGTAATCTACAATTCTTCGAACGTGTCTTGAATAGTTCTCTTCACAAAAATGCTGAAACCAACTAAAGTGCTGGTCGTCGTCCTGGTGACACTCTTCAACAAAGTACTCCAGCGGCATCATAACTCAATTCTTCAGCATCGACTGACCGCACTATACTGctgtatatactcgtgtaagcgCCGTCCTCgcgtaagggccgcaccccaactttgaaagcggaaattttgaaaaaaaaaaaaataatgaagttcAGAAAGTCtagccagaaaagtgtagttagttcatttacagccagatggcgctgcaagCTTTTCCACTTTTGTTTTACTTCCGCCGACGCGCTGACCACGCAGTTGACGGcacgccgccatatttgccttgtgcggcctctttgttggcatcgttcctagcattgTGTCGATACGTTTGCAGCGCGTTTTCAGAGTGGTGTCGttggtgtcactttgttggtagTAGTGAGCCCTGAAGAAGCCAGCGCACACGTGAatgacgatgggccggcatctgggATCATTCACAGCAGCATTTAaactgcaagtgattgactatgccaaGCAGCGCGGGAAGCTGGACggaagtacgacgtcgatgagaagcgcgtgcgttactggatgaagcAAAAGGTGCCCTCGCCGCTaataacaggagccgaaaggcgttttgcgggaaaaagtgcaagttccttcaactcgaaagcgagcccctcaactacggcgtcgaCAAAGGAAGGGATGGCTACAATGTATCGACAGACATGACATAGATCAAAGCCCTCAACATCGCTGACTACATGGAAATACCCcaggcacaattcaaggcaagtcgagGCTAGGCTACgtggtttatgaaccgtaaccagctttctattcagCGCCGAACGACAATTTgacaaaaactgccgcgcgagtacgaagaccatgTCGTATAGTTTCATcacttcgtgaatgctctcaggagggagaatgaatacgacctgtcccaaattgggagtGCGGACCACACActtgtgtggttcgatgcaccggaaagcaccacagtggatttgaAAGGTGGGAAAAGTGTGTCTGTGTGCATGACTGGTGCAGAACgacaaaggtgcactgtgatgttgtgcatcatgGCAGACGGCAGGAAGCTTCTGCCGTCTGTCGTACTTAAAAGGAATACTCTCCCAAAGAGAAGTTctctcagggaatcgtcgtacgtgctcaagagaagggctggatgtctgAAGAACTGGTTGTTGACTAGATTAAGGCTGTCTGGGCAAAGAGACCTAGAGGGCTGTTGCAACGGAAAGCCTTCCTTGTTGCGGACAGTTtcaggggccacttgaccgactgCGTCAAGAACCGACTTGCcacaactcgtacggacttggctgTTATTCCCGGAGGCCTGACGAGTATGCTGCAGCCCCTCGACGTATGCGTTAACCggccattcaaagtggaatttcgtccatgttactctgaatggatagCTGGAGGCGTTCATGAGAAGACCCcaacaggacggctgaagcgggcaacgctccaacaggtgtgtgaatggattttgaatgtgtggcgtgccatgtcagtagaagtagttgcgaAAAGCTTCAAGGTAAGAGGAATTTCGAACtgcatgaacggcaccgaagatgaccgtctctgggaagacgcggacgccgaggcgagctcttccgagaacgaggacagcgacagcgaaatggaatctgAATAAAAACATtcctggcatgtcatttgtgactctcttgcgctctgctactgttgcataaacagtacagacctttggtgAGCTGTGATCgacctgattcgtgtaagggccgcacctagtagagttttcgaaaaaaaaagtgcggcccttacacgagtatatatgGTACTCACTCAAACCACTTGAACATCAGAACTTATTGGTTGAGTTCACCACTTGTCCTACCCTTCCCCACCGCTAGTTTGGATCCTTCCCGGTTTTGTGAACATTCCAAGTAATTGTACGGTGCATAGCACACATACCACACCGACAGCCTACGGAAAAGCTTTTGTCTCGCCGGTTCTACTGCGAAGACGGTCGACCCTGAAAGAAGCTCCGCTCCGATGTATCGAATTCTCCATACTATCTGTCTGTGCTGGTTAGCTGTCGCGTGTACATAGGGTAAGGGCATGCGCTAGGTACATTTTgttgatgcttgttttcttgtttcgTTGCGCGTGCCCACGAAGAGAATGTTAAGAGGGTGGTTTGATGCTGTCGTCTGGAGTTGACGGCGTGCGTCTGATTCAGAGCTCGTTTGTGACAAAAATAAGTGCTCTGTTATGAATAATACCCATCTCGATACGCTTCTCAACACTGTCGATTGCAGGGGAATGCGCTGTAGTTCAAAGTAGCGTCTTTTTACATGTTCGAGCTGCTCAGTGACACTAACCAGCTTTGCGGCGTCACACCACTAAAAAACCATCtgccacacacgcacgcaccaaAGAATCATACTCGAGCACAGGAAACTTGAAGCAAGCTACTTCCCTCACACgatcacacaaaaagaaaagcacGACAAAGCACACTAAAGAGCACACGGACACGCACAAATCTTGGTGCAACCACGTTGAAGCACGCAGTCTCATCTGCTTTGATACGTGGAGTGCCAGCGCCTTCTTTAAAAAAATGGCTGAAACTATCAACTCTGCCAAGACGTGCTCGCCCATTGATGGTGATGCGACGCAACAGGTCGCACCTTCTTTTTTATCTAGCAGCCGTGGTATTAAACTCAAAGGATGTCACTAAGTGGTATAATATTGGCATTGCAAAACTTATTAATGTAAACTGAGCATTTCAAGGTACAAATAAAATTGCCACTGCTTGAGACATGCACATCAATAATTTTTCCTCTATCACTTGCACTGCCCTTTCGGTTCAGTGCCTTGTCTCACAACATATCAGTGCTGCTTTATTGGCCTGAAGATTTTTATTGATGATTGACGTCAGCATGGTTAGTCTATAGTGCACTTGTATAGTATAATACAACAAAGCTCTCCATATGTTGAGTAGAGAAAAGAACAGGAGCTCAGTATGTGCATAGTACAGTGCTACACTCTTGCATGGCACTCCCATGGGGATGTCATGGTCGTTCTATATAGAGATGGTTCGACATATCGATGTTTTTTTGCATTGAGTAATATCATACTGGAAACATAAAAAGAttagtgtgtgtatgtatgtgtgtgcatgtgtgcgtatgAATTATTTTTTGATAATTTGCTCTAAAATTCTCGTATGAGCTGTATTTAACTATACAAGTCAacagaataagaaaaaaatgcaagaacATACCCACACAAAAGAAACATGCAACATTCATTGACATTTGTTGGGTAACAAATATAACAAAAATGTCAGTGTACTAAGCTTGAAAGGGAATTGGTATAGTTTATAAAACTTTCAAGTAGGAAACTTATCActagagaccggattataggcaaatgcctctTTTGTTCCTTGTGTTTCTGtcgtgccattttgatatatgagtATGAATTAGAGGTTGAAAAGGAATTTTATCGTGTTTTTAAAGTGCCTACAAATGCCTATTTTGGGTGTTCGTGCCTAAATGCCtgtaagtgcctataaatgcctattttccaaATGAGCGCTGTTCAAGCCCAAATTTTGTTTTGGAGTGTGGTGTGAAGCGGTTACTCatgtaaaaaaaaggcaacattgataATTCCAAACAAAGTAAGGTTCAACGAATACAAAGTTGACATGCTGCGAGCGATTGGAGGAGgagcatgaggagtgcaaaagacgctatttctgcagccccaAGTGGAAGCACGTCTCGGCGTATGTAGGGGAAGGATGAGGGAGAATGAAAGATGgggtaagaaaataaaagtaacGTCTGTGGCCGAGGAAGCGGCACCTGCCTTCTACTGACAGCTGTCCAGTGCCCTGAAAGAACTGAAGAACCACCCTAAAAACCTGGTATTGCAGTGGGAAAGGAAGAGTAGGTTTTTCTTGGCAGCCGCGGCTGGCTGGATAACGAATGAAAAGTCATGAAGGGCCGTccactcatggaatgctcttgttgattcagtggtggcgaaGGTCGCCAAATTGTTATACATTATACAGCGAAGCCTGAGACAGGCGCCGGGATGCTTACAATCAACCgtgtatttagcatacattcACCGTATGCTTTAATACGCTTGTTCCATATGAGATCCCTTGTCATATGTCTTTaagtgacaaacatgaaaaaatacagaacagggctTCAAGGTTTGTTCTGAGCCATTACTCAAAAATGATTGCTGTAACaaaatgaaaaatgaactaggatGGGAATTATCATCATCGCATCAAATGAAACTGCCGTTAAAGCCCCTATGTCAAGCATTTCATAGTAAAACTCGCATTCGGAAATGAATGTACCTAAACAGTCCTCCTTGCGCAATGGTAGTTAAGATTTCAGAATGTCGTATCGGATATAATATTTGTAttaatttgttttttgttagtttcatgacagaacgAAC
This region includes:
- the LOC142776049 gene encoding uncharacterized protein LOC142776049; its protein translation is MSGGKKCSFNAEWAEWANPSVSDYASWIRPVENDWHKAMCTVCQKTFLLSNMGHRAVSSHASSKKHIAALNFLKSASQPKILSFFKSPTDASPSSSAGSAPAATEVPVTTAPVQVSVGGFLFKNNVTKAEIIWCLNTITTHGFFRSVAASAALFPLMFPTSEVAAKVQLGKDKVGYTIFHGIAPYFRNMLLSSLVNVPYLVVCFDETLNKVTQKQQMDVLIRYWDAADDSVKTRYLTSCFMGHTCAEDLASAFRQAVEEIKGSKILQVSMDGLNVNFKFLWSLKEELRVSDESHILDIRCSGLHAINGAYKAGHVASGWDLVSSLRSAYNLFKCVPARRADFVSLTGCSKFPIKFCAVRWLENSTVICRALEILPHLIVFVQQCKEKAHKRPTCSSYKVVEEAVSDQVLSAKLAFALSIAEELEPFLREFQMDKPMVPFLSAALESILHSLLSRIVKREVLDAADTIAKLMKIDLSLPENAVNVAAFDVGFLAKNELR